ATTTACTTGCCCTTTTGAGCGTCTATAAACTTCTTCACTTCCTTTATAAGCGCATAGTCTTTATCTGAAACGAGCTTATATCCTACTATCCTTCCGTATCCTACCACCACATCCCTTGGTACTCTGGTGATAGACCTTCTGAGAGCTTCCTTGACGTTTTCTGGTAAGTCCTTTCTGTAAGCCATAGGAGGACCTGGTATTTCTGGAGACATCCATATAACCACGTTGTTCTCCTTTGTGATCTTGCCTTCCCTTAAGAGCTTGTCGTAGGTTATGTCGTTGTCAGCTACTATATCCAAAGTCTTTTTGAAGATTGCTAACTCCGCTGCGTCGTGGGTTCCAACAAAGCTTACACTCTTGAAGTATTCTTTGGGTTCAATGCCAGCCTTTGCCATGTAGTAGTAAGGGATAGCGTATCCAGAGGTGGATGCCGGGTCTGTGAAAGCAAATTTGAATTTCCCTTTGTGTTTTTCAAGCTTTTCCTTTAGGACTTTGATGCCACTTTCTCCTTCAAGGGGCTTGGTAATACCAAGAGCTTTTGCTACCTCTGGCGTTGCTACAAGATAAGATCTGTAGGTGGTCCTTCCCTTTTCATCAACTCCAACTGCAAAAGCTTCTGCACCCGCTCTCTCGTTTGCCAGCACATAAGAGAAAGCTCCAAACCACGCAAAATCCACCTTCTTAGCCCTCATAGCTTCAATAACTCCCGTGTAGTCAGTTGCTGTGAACATCTCAATGCACATCCCCATGTCCTTTTCCATCCACTCTTTCATAGGCTTGTAGCGCTCAATCATGGACTTAGGGTCCTCTGCAGGTATAAGACCCATTACCAAACACCTTTTCTCTGAGGCATAAGATGCACTCCACACAAGCGCACTCAAGAGGATTACAAGTAAGGTTCTAAGCATTTTCCTCATAGCTGTACCTCCTATAAATTTTTGCAAACATTTTAGGAGCCTTTTGTTAAGAAACTGTTAAGATTTAAAATGTTACTTATGAAAGCAAGGTTTCTCATTTTAATATTCACAGTTTTTTTAATAAGCTGTGCTTCTTCTACAAGTTCCTCTTTTACTCTCCTTCCAGAAAGAAAGGAAATAGAAATAGGACAAAGCTATATCCCGGTTGCCATAGAAGAGTTTGACGGCTTATACCCACAAGAAGAAGTTCAAGATTACATCAGCAAATTAGGAAATACTCTGGTAAAGCACACCTACAGAAGACTGCCTTACAAGTTTTACTTGGTAAATTCGGAGCAAGTTAATGCCTTTGCTCTTCCTGGAGGACCTGTCTTTATAACAAGAGGACTACTTTTGGAGCTTGAAAACGAAAGCCAATTGGTGGGTGTTTTGGGTCACGAACTTGGACACATAAACGCAAGACACCATGCGAGATTTCTTGAAAAGATGGTGGCTTTAAACATTCTTTTGGGAATAGGTTCTGTATTGCTTTCGGACAAACCCTATGGACAAGCTCTCATACAGTTTGGTCAAATAGGAGGAATGCTTTTAGCTCTCAAGTTTAGCAGAGACCAAGAAAGGGAAGCGGATAAACTTGGTATAGAATTTACCATAAAAGCTGGATATGATCCAAACGGTTTAATAGAGGTGTTTCACATATTCAAAAGATTAGAGAAAAATAGGCTCCCGGAGTGGTTATCTACCCACCCACTTCCCGAAAGCAGAATAAAGGAAAATACACAGTTTATAAAGTCCCTATCTATTTCCGGGACGCTGATTAAGGATAGTGAAGAATTTCACAAGATAAGAAGAGCAGTTCTAAGCACAAAACCCTCCTTTGAAGAGTTCAGCAGAGGAAAGAAACTTTACCA
Above is a genomic segment from Thermocrinis jamiesonii containing:
- the phnD gene encoding phosphonate ABC transporter substrate-binding protein gives rise to the protein MRKMLRTLLVILLSALVWSASYASEKRCLVMGLIPAEDPKSMIERYKPMKEWMEKDMGMCIEMFTATDYTGVIEAMRAKKVDFAWFGAFSYVLANERAGAEAFAVGVDEKGRTTYRSYLVATPEVAKALGITKPLEGESGIKVLKEKLEKHKGKFKFAFTDPASTSGYAIPYYYMAKAGIEPKEYFKSVSFVGTHDAAELAIFKKTLDIVADNDITYDKLLREGKITKENNVVIWMSPEIPGPPMAYRKDLPENVKEALRRSITRVPRDVVVGYGRIVGYKLVSDKDYALIKEVKKFIDAQKGK
- a CDS encoding M48 family metalloprotease, producing MKARFLILIFTVFLISCASSTSSSFTLLPERKEIEIGQSYIPVAIEEFDGLYPQEEVQDYISKLGNTLVKHTYRRLPYKFYLVNSEQVNAFALPGGPVFITRGLLLELENESQLVGVLGHELGHINARHHARFLEKMVALNILLGIGSVLLSDKPYGQALIQFGQIGGMLLALKFSRDQEREADKLGIEFTIKAGYDPNGLIEVFHIFKRLEKNRLPEWLSTHPLPESRIKENTQFIKSLSISGTLIKDSEEFHKIRRAVLSTKPSFEEFSRGKKLYQEGNKDLAYRHFLKSVELWERNYVAMLYLSLILLEYGKLDESFKYANRAYATVPNVFSTNYVMGLVQFKRGQYRESIRYLEEARRLIPNNPDVYYYLGRNWEALGDRRKAFENYKTAVELSGGKRPWELDARERLKRL